A part of Candidatus Delongbacteria bacterium genomic DNA contains:
- a CDS encoding cytochrome c translates to MLSKSQAKLFFFGGTALFSLVFLGLTVDTIRQTPARSMETTLDESALRGRMIWDEKNCMGCHTILGEGAYYAPELTKVIERRDEAWVRGFLQNPQGFYPGRRKMVQYDFTDQEITDLVAFLTWIGTVDTNGFPFDPPLREASQRAIRQEELRREREGK, encoded by the coding sequence ATGCTTTCCAAAAGTCAGGCCAAGCTCTTCTTCTTCGGCGGCACTGCCCTGTTCAGTCTGGTCTTCCTGGGGTTGACGGTGGATACCATTCGCCAGACCCCCGCTCGCAGCATGGAGACCACCCTGGACGAAAGCGCGCTGCGTGGAAGAATGATCTGGGACGAGAAGAACTGCATGGGTTGTCACACCATACTTGGTGAGGGGGCATACTATGCGCCCGAGCTGACGAAGGTGATCGAACGCCGGGACGAAGCATGGGTTCGCGGTTTTCTGCAGAATCCGCAGGGATTCTATCCCGGGCGTCGCAAGATGGTGCAGTACGATTTCACGGACCAGGAAATCACGGACCTGGTCGCTTTCCTGACCTGGATCGGCACGGTGGACACCAACGGCTTCCCCTTTGATCCGCCGCTTCGAGAAGCCTCGCAGCGGGCCATCCGCCAGGAAGAGCTGCGCCGCGAAAGGGAGGGCAAATGA
- a CDS encoding VOC family protein translates to MSITSFEILSVPVSDPQSAKRFFMDLLGFELIRESPMGPEMTWIQLAPPGQAIPGTAVTLIP, encoded by the coding sequence ATGTCAATCACATCATTCGAAATCCTATCGGTGCCCGTGTCGGATCCGCAGAGTGCCAAGCGCTTCTTCATGGACCTGCTGGGTTTCGAGCTGATTCGTGAGTCGCCCATGGGTCCGGAAATGACCTGGATCCAGCTTGCCCCTCCCGGGCAGGCCATCCCGGGAACAGCCGTTACCCTTATTCCCTGA
- a CDS encoding MOSC domain-containing protein, translating to MIEIGRIREITRYPVKSMAGIAVESAEVGWHGLAGDRRFAFRRVGAEDAFPWLSASRLPEMLSYTPVGLDESSGEPLPTHVLAPDGSRLELGSAELNSALSERFGSRLELMRLKHGIFDEAAVSVLNLATIPGIEREAGLTLDRRRFRANILLESEQAQPFAEDGWVGGRLLIGEGESRVVLSVTQGTLRCTMINLDPDTGEKDARVMRAAVRLNRNVAGVYATVVRVGTIRVGDAVRFQAESPDFG from the coding sequence ATGATCGAGATCGGCCGTATCCGCGAAATCACGCGCTATCCTGTCAAGTCCATGGCCGGCATTGCAGTCGAGTCGGCGGAGGTCGGCTGGCACGGGCTCGCGGGAGATCGGCGTTTTGCGTTCCGGCGAGTGGGGGCGGAAGACGCCTTCCCCTGGCTCTCGGCGAGTCGGCTTCCCGAGATGTTGTCATACACACCGGTCGGGCTGGATGAGAGCAGTGGCGAACCGCTCCCGACCCACGTGTTGGCCCCGGACGGATCTCGCCTGGAATTGGGCAGCGCGGAACTGAACAGTGCTCTCTCCGAGCGCTTCGGGAGCCGCCTGGAACTGATGCGGCTCAAGCATGGCATTTTCGATGAGGCGGCGGTCTCCGTGCTCAATCTGGCGACCATTCCGGGCATTGAGCGGGAAGCGGGCCTCACCCTCGATCGCCGCCGCTTTCGGGCCAACATCCTGCTGGAGAGCGAGCAGGCCCAGCCATTTGCGGAGGATGGCTGGGTCGGTGGACGCTTGTTGATTGGCGAGGGCGAGTCTCGGGTCGTGCTGAGCGTGACGCAAGGCACGCTGCGCTGCACGATGATCAATCTGGACCCGGATACTGGCGAGAAGGATGCGCGCGTGATGAGGGCGGCCGTGCGTCTCAATCGCAACGTCGCGGGGGTGTACGCCACCGTGGTGCGCGTCGGCACGATCCGGGTGGGCGATGCGGTGCGCTTTCAAGCGGAGTCGCCCGACTTCGGATGA
- a CDS encoding cation:proton antiporter — MPLLPDLTLLFALAVLAAVVCQWVRLPLPIGLLLVGALAGPSALGLVQDLHAIEVLAEIGVVLLLFVIGLEFSLSDLKRLRRPFLLGGSLQFLGTALLVGLGASLLGATTPQGIFLGFVVALSSTAIVLRLLQERAELESPHGRTVLAILIFQDIAVVPVMLTAPLLAGTAETGGLAAMGDLLLRIAAVAVFAYTAWRWLVPFLLERIIRTRSSEAFLLGVVVLCIGIALLTQALGLSLALGAFLAGLIVSESRYSHQAVAVMLPFRDVFMSLFFVSIGMLLSFHFVLENPLLLLVLTLGVLVIKPALGALAGLVLHLPLRSSVLVGIALGQVGEFSLVATKVGVEAGLLGNDVFQIVLNLAVLSMLLTPLLMAVGPRLAERLAHTGLVRLQRTAPLSAEDSQPLPECNGHILIIGFGVTGRNLARTARLAGAPYAVLEMNGATVEEAAAAGEPIHYGDATHVSILKHLGADRARAIVVVINDPAGARRIVEQARGVAPDAYILVRSRYLKEVEPLLNLGADEVIADELEVSIEVFSRVLTRMLVPREEIKSLIGEVRGEWRRMARSFNKEATSMPIHHIRVPDLATHSLRLGPDSPLAGRTIATSGLRATHGITVLAITRDGQTLGNPHSDEPLRPDDVLFVIGPLDWDPSLVS; from the coding sequence ATGCCGCTGCTGCCGGACCTGACCCTGCTGTTCGCCCTGGCCGTGCTTGCCGCGGTGGTGTGCCAGTGGGTGCGGCTGCCCCTGCCCATCGGACTGCTGTTGGTGGGCGCCCTGGCCGGACCCTCCGCCCTGGGCCTGGTGCAGGATCTGCACGCCATTGAGGTGCTGGCGGAAATCGGTGTGGTGCTGCTGCTGTTCGTGATCGGGCTGGAATTCTCGCTCTCGGACTTGAAACGGCTGCGACGGCCCTTTTTGCTGGGCGGTTCCCTGCAGTTCCTGGGCACGGCGCTGCTTGTGGGGCTGGGGGCTTCGCTGCTGGGGGCCACGACGCCCCAGGGCATTTTCCTCGGATTCGTGGTGGCCCTGTCGAGCACGGCCATCGTGCTGCGGCTGTTGCAGGAGCGGGCCGAGCTGGAATCGCCCCACGGGCGCACCGTCCTGGCCATTCTGATTTTCCAGGACATCGCCGTGGTGCCCGTGATGCTCACGGCGCCGCTGCTGGCCGGCACTGCGGAGACCGGTGGGCTGGCTGCCATGGGCGATCTGCTGCTGCGCATCGCCGCGGTGGCCGTATTCGCCTACACGGCCTGGCGCTGGCTGGTGCCGTTTCTGCTGGAGCGCATCATTCGCACGCGCAGCTCCGAGGCCTTTCTGCTGGGCGTTGTGGTGCTCTGCATCGGCATTGCCCTGCTGACCCAGGCGCTGGGGCTGTCGCTGGCGCTGGGAGCGTTCCTGGCGGGGCTGATCGTGTCCGAATCGCGCTATTCGCACCAGGCCGTGGCCGTGATGCTGCCCTTCCGCGATGTGTTCATGAGCCTGTTCTTCGTCTCCATCGGCATGCTGCTCAGTTTTCACTTCGTGCTGGAGAACCCGCTGCTGCTGCTGGTGCTCACCCTGGGTGTGCTGGTGATCAAACCAGCCCTGGGAGCGCTGGCGGGTCTGGTGCTGCACCTGCCCCTGCGCAGCTCGGTGCTGGTGGGCATCGCCCTGGGGCAGGTGGGCGAATTCTCGCTGGTGGCCACCAAGGTGGGAGTGGAAGCCGGTTTGCTGGGGAACGACGTGTTCCAGATCGTGCTGAACCTGGCCGTGCTCAGCATGCTGCTGACGCCGCTGCTGATGGCCGTGGGCCCCCGGCTGGCCGAGCGGCTGGCGCACACGGGCTTGGTCCGCCTTCAGCGCACCGCTCCCCTGTCGGCGGAGGACAGCCAGCCGCTGCCGGAGTGCAACGGACACATTCTCATCATCGGGTTCGGGGTCACGGGGCGCAATCTGGCGCGCACGGCGCGGCTGGCGGGTGCGCCCTACGCCGTGCTCGAGATGAACGGTGCCACGGTGGAGGAGGCGGCCGCCGCGGGCGAACCCATCCATTATGGCGACGCGACCCATGTGAGCATTCTGAAACACCTGGGTGCCGACCGGGCCAGGGCCATCGTGGTGGTGATCAACGACCCCGCTGGCGCGCGCCGCATCGTGGAACAGGCGCGAGGGGTGGCTCCGGATGCCTACATCCTGGTGCGCAGCCGCTATCTCAAGGAAGTGGAACCGCTGCTGAACCTGGGTGCCGACGAGGTCATCGCCGACGAGCTGGAAGTGTCCATCGAAGTATTCAGCCGCGTGTTGACCCGCATGCTGGTGCCCCGCGAGGAGATCAAGAGCCTGATCGGCGAGGTGCGCGGCGAATGGCGGCGCATGGCCCGCAGCTTCAACAAGGAAGCCACCAGCATGCCGATCCACCACATCCGCGTGCCGGACCTGGCCACCCACTCGCTGCGACTGGGCCCTGATTCCCCACTGGCCGGCCGCACCATCGCCACCAGCGGCCTGCGCGCCACCCACGGCATTACCGTACTGGCAATCACCCGCGATGGCCAGACCCTGGGCAACCCCCACAGCGACGAGCCGCTGCGCCCGGACGATGTGCTCTTCGTGATCGGCCCCCTGGACTGGGACCCCTCCCTCGTCAGCTGA
- a CDS encoding AAA family ATPase, with protein sequence MRLNRLTIPSYRNLRAFSIDFDEGQSTSVLLGRNGSGKSNLIEAIIEIFRELELGQPPAFAYTLEYACRDKQIRIDADPARRSKRLDITVDGASVTQTAFQQNLDTYLPNYVFAYYSGWSSRLERHFDRPTRKHYDAILKAHDNELPLRRLFFCRKEYSQLVLLAFFLAKTDSARELLKEYMDIERFKSALFVLNTPWWRGNSKPTKLQREEGDPRFWYARGAFKAFLGRLWDRALAPIRNTEAVERDVRRQSENTERLYLFIKNEEELAGLGTPGDAPKDLFGYLESLFLCDLIDEVRVTIQKVDGTCVKFTQMSEGEQQLLTVLGLLIFTQNDESLYLLDEPDTHLNPVWTYDFLKLLQENIIAEKGQLIIATHNPLMIGSLRKNQVRVLAMGDDGITAEEPDYDPLGIGVEGLLKSEFYGLRSTLAPEILDRIDRHYELLGKNEKTPEERTELMRLASELNALGVARTHPNPYFEAFAAALARRAPHEENTLTKEELDAQAKLADEVLSELIAEERNAEKGAAS encoded by the coding sequence ATGAGACTCAACCGGCTGACCATTCCGAGCTACCGCAACCTTCGTGCGTTCTCCATCGATTTCGACGAGGGGCAATCGACGAGCGTGCTTCTCGGCCGTAACGGTTCAGGAAAGTCGAACTTGATCGAGGCTATCATCGAGATCTTTCGTGAGCTCGAGCTCGGCCAGCCGCCAGCCTTCGCCTACACTCTCGAATACGCCTGCCGTGACAAGCAGATCCGCATCGACGCAGACCCCGCGCGACGCAGCAAGCGTCTCGACATTACGGTAGACGGCGCGTCCGTGACTCAGACGGCATTTCAACAGAATCTTGACACCTACCTTCCGAACTACGTGTTCGCCTACTACTCCGGCTGGAGCAGCCGCCTCGAGCGGCACTTCGACCGGCCCACGCGCAAGCACTATGACGCCATCCTCAAGGCCCACGACAACGAGCTTCCGCTGCGCCGACTTTTCTTCTGCCGCAAGGAATACAGCCAGCTCGTCTTGCTCGCCTTCTTTCTGGCCAAGACCGACAGCGCTCGCGAACTTTTGAAGGAGTACATGGACATCGAGCGTTTCAAGTCCGCGCTCTTCGTACTGAACACACCATGGTGGCGCGGCAACAGTAAGCCAACCAAACTCCAGCGTGAAGAGGGCGACCCGCGCTTCTGGTACGCTCGCGGTGCCTTCAAGGCCTTCCTCGGTCGGCTCTGGGATCGTGCGCTTGCACCCATCCGCAACACGGAGGCCGTTGAGCGCGACGTGCGACGCCAAAGTGAGAATACCGAGCGGCTCTATCTCTTCATCAAGAATGAGGAGGAGCTGGCAGGCCTCGGAACTCCAGGTGACGCCCCCAAGGACCTCTTCGGCTACCTTGAGAGCCTCTTTTTGTGCGACCTCATCGACGAAGTGCGAGTCACGATCCAGAAGGTTGACGGCACCTGCGTGAAGTTCACGCAGATGAGCGAAGGCGAACAGCAGTTGCTCACGGTGTTGGGTCTCTTGATCTTTACGCAGAATGACGAGTCCCTCTACCTCCTGGACGAGCCCGATACTCATCTCAACCCGGTCTGGACATACGATTTTCTCAAGCTGTTGCAAGAGAACATCATTGCCGAAAAGGGCCAGCTCATCATCGCCACGCATAACCCGCTGATGATCGGCAGCTTGCGCAAGAATCAGGTGCGTGTTCTCGCAATGGGCGACGACGGCATCACTGCCGAGGAGCCCGACTACGATCCGTTGGGTATCGGTGTTGAAGGGCTGCTAAAGTCCGAGTTCTATGGTCTACGCTCGACTCTCGCCCCGGAGATTCTTGACCGCATTGACCGGCACTACGAGCTGCTTGGAAAGAATGAGAAGACGCCCGAGGAACGGACGGAACTAATGCGACTGGCCTCCGAGCTCAACGCTCTCGGTGTGGCACGCACCCACCCGAATCCGTACTTCGAGGCGTTCGCCGCCGCGTTGGCCCGGCGTGCACCACACGAGGAAAACACCCTCACGAAGGAAGAGCTGGACGCTCAAGCCAAGCTCGCCGATGAGGTGCTCAGCGAACTGATTGCGGAGGAGCGCAACGCCGAGAAGGGGGCTGCCTCGTGA
- a CDS encoding Rrf2 family transcriptional regulator, with product MISQTAEYALRAMVYLTECPHESQTVSRIAQHTKVPAGYLSKILKSLASAGLVDSQRGPGGGFCLARAAERINLLEIVNCVSPIVRIHECPLHLPQHRAGLCALHQRLDDVIARFEASFRDTMLSQLAESGPYGTFGQDVRS from the coding sequence ATGATCTCCCAGACGGCTGAATATGCCTTGCGTGCAATGGTTTACTTGACGGAATGCCCCCACGAAAGCCAGACGGTATCGCGGATCGCACAGCATACCAAGGTTCCCGCGGGGTACCTGTCAAAAATCCTGAAGAGTCTGGCCAGTGCGGGTCTGGTTGATTCGCAGCGTGGGCCTGGTGGCGGATTCTGTCTGGCCCGTGCGGCGGAACGAATCAACCTGCTGGAAATCGTGAACTGCGTCTCGCCCATCGTGCGCATCCACGAATGTCCCTTGCACCTGCCCCAGCACCGAGCTGGCCTTTGTGCTCTGCACCAGCGTCTGGACGACGTGATCGCCCGATTCGAAGCAAGCTTTCGTGATACCATGCTCAGCCAATTGGCCGAGTCCGGGCCGTACGGCACATTCGGACAGGATGTGCGCTCCTGA